GTAATTGGAGGCGAAAACAGCCGAAAACCTGTGTTTGGATTTCGGCTGTTGGAAGGAAAGGAATTTTGCAAAGGTCTCAGGCTGAGTGAAACGTTGAAGTCGTAAGAAATCCAAAAGGGCATCTAAACAGATGCCCTTTTTATTGTGATGAAGATTTTAGCTGAGAAGGCGTCAGGCCGTCTGAAAACAGATTTAACGGTTTTTTAGCCAGTCATTACGCATTTGTGCGGCTTCTTCAAAATAGCGGTAAAGCTCGGTTTTGTTGCCGTCTGAAAGGAGTTGTTCCAATTTGGATAATTGTTCTTTCAAATCTCCGGTCAGTTTGAGCAGGGCAGGGCGGTTGGCCATGCAGATGTCGGTCCAAACGGCAGGGTGGCTGGAGGCGATGCGGGTAAAGTCGCGAAATCCGGTGGCGGCATAGGGGAGATAGTCTTTGCCGTGTGGATGGTCAACCAAAGCATGAACATAGGCAAAGGCGGCCAAGTGCGGCAAGTGGGAAACAGCGGCAAAAATATTGTCGTGTTCTTCGGCGCTCATGGTCGAAATTTGCGAACCAACCGCCTGCCACAGGCTTTTCAGCCGTCTCAGGCCGTCTGAAGCCTCTTGGCCGTGTAGCGTAATGATAAGGCGGCTGTTTTGAAACAAACCGCAACGCGCGGATTTTGCCCCGCTTTGATCCGAGCCGGCAATCGGGTGGGCGGCAAAACATTGCGGCAGGCGGTCGGATAAGTGGGTGTGAAAGGCATTGAGTGCCGATTGTTTGGTGCTGCCGACATCGGAAACGCAGGCTGTATCTTTTAAGAAGGGCTTGATGTCGCGGCATACGTCAGGCAGGACGGAGACAGGTGTGGCAATCAAAACCAAATCGGCATTGCCGATGCTTTCGGCGCAAATATTCGGATAGGCATGGTCGATGATGCCGCATTCGAGTGCGTAATTGAGGTTGTCGGCATTGGTGTCGATACCGGTAACGGTTTGCACCAGTCCCAAGCGTTTGAGGTCGAGCATGAACGAGCCGCCGATTAAACCGACACCGATAAGGGTAATGTGGGGGAAAAAGGCGGAAGTGTTCATGGTTTGAATCCGGTACAAGTGGAAAAGCTTATTTTAATCCGTTATGGAGGTCGTCTGAAAGTTGTCATCAAGGTTTCAGACGGCCTTTTTTATGATCGAATTTTCATGATTTAGGCATAGAAAACTCCGTTTGGTAGGAGCATATAACCGATTATCAGATTTTCATACACTAAAATAATCATCTGAATTAGTATAACGTCTTAAAGTAAGTAATTGGTATCTTAAAGTAAATTATTACATCATATTTTATTTTGATTGATATCGAATAAAATAACTCACTCAGAAAGAAGGAATTTATGAGTTTTTCACAAACCGAATTAGTCAACGCAATGCGTTTGCTTTCTACCCGTCTGCCGCAGTTTCCGGAGCAGCAAAACCAAGTATCCCGCATGTTGCGCATCGTAACCGAACGTTTGAGCAGCCATTTGAACGAAAACCTGAAAGCGTTCGGCATCAATGAAAACCTGTGGTTTTCCCTGATGGCGGTTTACGTCAGCCCAAACAGCGAAATCCTGCCTTCACGCTTGAGCGACCTGATGGACTTGACGCGCACCAGTGCGACACGCCTGTCGGACGATATGGTTGAGCGCGGCTGGGTAGAGCGTTATATCAATCAAAAAGACCGCCGTCAGATTGTGCTAAAATTGACCCCTTCGGGTGAGACCTTCATCCACGAAGTATGGCCGCAAATTGCCCGTCAGAGCGGTCAGGCGTGGGAAGATTTCACGAAAGAGGATTATGACACGCTGCAACACCTATTAGGTAAGCTGTTGAACCGTTTGGGCAATTAACAACAGACGGCCTGATGGTCTGCGGCTGGCACACATAAACGGAGTCTGTATGAAATTAGGTTTGGTCAAATCAAGCGTATGCGTTGCCGCTGTTTCGCTGTTGGCGGCATGTGCGCCGTTCGGCAAACAGTCGCCTTTGGATGAGACAACAGTCTATCCGCTGCCGCAAGGCCAATCTGCCGCTACTGCCCAAGACGGCTGGTGGATGAAGCTGAAAGATAAAAAATTAAACAATTTGATTGCTTCCGCCATTCAGACGTCTACCAATCTGCGTGTCGTCAAGGCAAGGTTTGAGCAGGCTCAGGCGCAGCTGGGCGTTGTGGGAGCCGCAAACAAACCGCAAGTCGGCTTGGGCGTTACAGGTCTGGGTGCTTATGTTTCACCCAAACCTCAAGCCGGTATGGTTGATACCGACCATACATTGGTTTTGGCGAACGCAGCCTTGCAAGGCAGCTTGGTTTTTGACTTTTGGGGTAAAAACCGAGAGCAGATTCAAGCCGTTTTGGGAAAAAGCCGGGCAGCAGTATATGAAGCGCAGCACATTCGCACCGAGTTGGCTCATGCCGTTGCTGCCCAATATTTTGCGTGGCAGATGGCGACAGAACAACTGGCTTTGCTGGATACGCGCATAGAGCTGGCAGATAAGGCATTGAAACTGATGCAACAACGCGTTAAAGCGCAGCTGGCTCCTGCCGATGCCTTGCACGCTCTGGAAATGGCGCAACAGCAATTACAGCTTGAAAAATCGGCATGGGCTCAGAAAAATGAGAAAATCCGCAACAGTCTGGCTGTATTGACCGGCCGAGTGCCGGGTGCATTGAATGGACAGGTTCCGGAAAAAATGGCGGCTGTGCCGTCATTGCCGGTTAGCCGTATTGAAGCGGACTTGTTGGCGGCCCGTCCCGATATCGCGGCACAAAAAGCCTTGCTTGAAGAGAAATGGCATATCGTCAAATCGACCGAAGCAGAGTTTTACCCGAATATCGAATTAAAAGTTTTGGCAGGTATGACGCACATTGATGCGTTCAATCTGATTCGCGGACGAACTTCCGGTATGTTGGGCATCGTTCCGGCTTTGAATCTGCCATTGTTTACTTCCGGGGCGCTGCAATCCAAATTGGCGGGTAAACGTGCCCAGTATAACGAACAGGTTGCCGTGTATGACCAAACTGTTTTGAATGCTATGCGTTCGGCGGCAGACGCTGTAGTCGACTATCAAAGCCTGAAAAGCAGACAAGATACTTGGAATAAGATGGTCAATATCGCCGATAAATCTGTGCAAAATGCGAAAGGACGTGTTCGTGCAGGCTTGGATAACGGCTTAACCGCCTTGCAAAAACAAGACGAAGCTGCACGTACGAAAATGTCTGCGGCTCAATACCATGCAGAATATCTGACAGCTTGGAGTAACCTCAATGCCCAGTTGGGCGGAGGCTTTAAATTAAATCAGAAATAGACGTTTTATCAAAACGTAGGCCGTCTGAAATTACTTTCAGACGGCCTTTTGCTTACCTTATTTACATTTGCTACCGGAAGAAATTATTGTAATGAATAGAGTGTAACTATAGAATATGACCCTTTAGCGCGTTAAACACGCGTATTGGGGACTGATAGTATAAGTCAGCGCCCAGCAAACAATAATATCGTTATCACATGTGCAGAATTAAAGTTGGGACTTATGGATACTCAATCAGAAAAAAATAATGTCCAAAAAGAACCGGAAGTAGCCGCTTCCGGCGCTAAAACGCATCGCAAACGCAATTTGGTCATCGTTACACTTCTATTCCTTATTACGGCAGCCGGATTCGCTTTGGCGTATTTCCTGTTTTGGCAGCATGAAGAAGAAACTGAAGATGCTTATGTGGCCGGTCATTTGGTGATGATTACGCCGCAGGTGAACGGCACGGTGCGCAAAGTTATGTATGACGATACGGATGTCGTGAAAAAAGGTGATGTTTTGGTGGCTTTGGACGACAGCGATTTTCAGCTGGCATACGATCGCGCGCAAAATGAATTAATTCAGGCCATTCGTCAAAACAAACAGCAAACTGCGGTCAATTCAAAAGCCAAAGCGCAAGTGTTGTTGCGTAAAGCCGATTTGGCCCGTGCACAAGCCGATTTGCGCCGCCGTGAATCTTTGGCGGGTACGGAAGCGGTTTCCGGCGAAGAACTCAGCCATGCCCGCGCCGCTGTAGTTCAGGCTCAGGCTGCATTGAAAGCGGTTGAGGCGGAAGAAGTTTCTGCTCAGGCATCGTTGGGCAACAATATTCCTCTGCGCCAACAACCGGCAGTTCAGACGGCCATCAGCCACATCAAAGACGCTTGGCTGAACCTGCAACGTACGCAAATCCGTTCGCCGATTAGCGGCCAAATTGCCAAACGCAATGTCCAAGTCGGCCAACGTATCGCACAAGGTACGCCGATGATGGCCGTTGTGCCCCTGTCTGAATTGTGGGTGGATGCCAACTTTAAAGAATCGCAACTGCGCAAAATGAAAATCGGCCAGCCTGTTGAAATGACAGCCGATTTGTACGGCAGTAAAGTAGTTTACCATGGCAAGGTAATGGGCTTGTCGGCCGGTACGGGTAGTGCGTTCTCATTACTGCCGGCGCAAAACGCAACGGGCAACTGGATTAAAGTTGTGCAACGTGTGCCGGTGCGTATCAGTTTGGATGCCAAAGAATTGCAACAAAATCCGCTCCGTGTCGGTTTGTCGATGACTGTTAAAGTCGATATTGCCGAGAAGGGCAGCGGTAAAGCCATGACTGCCGAAGCGGAACGAAATACTGCATTGCCGGAAACGGAAAGTGTGGATTGGAAAGCCGCCGATGCTTTAGTCGATAAAATCTTCGAGCAATACGCAAAATAATCTTTTCAGACGGCCTGAGTCTTTTATTGAAGGCTCAGGCCGTCTGAAATATTGATTCT
Above is a genomic segment from Neisseria subflava containing:
- a CDS encoding prephenate dehydrogenase, giving the protein MNTSAFFPHITLIGVGLIGGSFMLDLKRLGLVQTVTGIDTNADNLNYALECGIIDHAYPNICAESIGNADLVLIATPVSVLPDVCRDIKPFLKDTACVSDVGSTKQSALNAFHTHLSDRLPQCFAAHPIAGSDQSGAKSARCGLFQNSRLIITLHGQEASDGLRRLKSLWQAVGSQISTMSAEEHDNIFAAVSHLPHLAAFAYVHALVDHPHGKDYLPYAATGFRDFTRIASSHPAVWTDICMANRPALLKLTGDLKEQLSKLEQLLSDGNKTELYRYFEEAAQMRNDWLKNR
- a CDS encoding MarR family transcriptional regulator yields the protein MSFSQTELVNAMRLLSTRLPQFPEQQNQVSRMLRIVTERLSSHLNENLKAFGINENLWFSLMAVYVSPNSEILPSRLSDLMDLTRTSATRLSDDMVERGWVERYINQKDRRQIVLKLTPSGETFIHEVWPQIARQSGQAWEDFTKEDYDTLQHLLGKLLNRLGN
- a CDS encoding efflux transporter outer membrane subunit; protein product: MKLGLVKSSVCVAAVSLLAACAPFGKQSPLDETTVYPLPQGQSAATAQDGWWMKLKDKKLNNLIASAIQTSTNLRVVKARFEQAQAQLGVVGAANKPQVGLGVTGLGAYVSPKPQAGMVDTDHTLVLANAALQGSLVFDFWGKNREQIQAVLGKSRAAVYEAQHIRTELAHAVAAQYFAWQMATEQLALLDTRIELADKALKLMQQRVKAQLAPADALHALEMAQQQLQLEKSAWAQKNEKIRNSLAVLTGRVPGALNGQVPEKMAAVPSLPVSRIEADLLAARPDIAAQKALLEEKWHIVKSTEAEFYPNIELKVLAGMTHIDAFNLIRGRTSGMLGIVPALNLPLFTSGALQSKLAGKRAQYNEQVAVYDQTVLNAMRSAADAVVDYQSLKSRQDTWNKMVNIADKSVQNAKGRVRAGLDNGLTALQKQDEAARTKMSAAQYHAEYLTAWSNLNAQLGGGFKLNQK
- a CDS encoding efflux RND transporter periplasmic adaptor subunit, with the protein product MDTQSEKNNVQKEPEVAASGAKTHRKRNLVIVTLLFLITAAGFALAYFLFWQHEEETEDAYVAGHLVMITPQVNGTVRKVMYDDTDVVKKGDVLVALDDSDFQLAYDRAQNELIQAIRQNKQQTAVNSKAKAQVLLRKADLARAQADLRRRESLAGTEAVSGEELSHARAAVVQAQAALKAVEAEEVSAQASLGNNIPLRQQPAVQTAISHIKDAWLNLQRTQIRSPISGQIAKRNVQVGQRIAQGTPMMAVVPLSELWVDANFKESQLRKMKIGQPVEMTADLYGSKVVYHGKVMGLSAGTGSAFSLLPAQNATGNWIKVVQRVPVRISLDAKELQQNPLRVGLSMTVKVDIAEKGSGKAMTAEAERNTALPETESVDWKAADALVDKIFEQYAK